The nucleotide sequence TTGGAGGATCTATTTCCATGTTTGGAGTCGCTTACGCACAAGGAGCAGCAGCCGGACCGGCTGGAGGGGGCATTGCCCAGTTTGTTCCGCTCATCCTGATCTTTGTTGTTTTTTATTTTCTGCTCATTCGTCCCCAGCAAAAAAAGGCCAAGGAGCAGCAGGACTTTCTTACGAATTTAAAAAAAGGGGATAAGGTGATGACCGGAGGTGGTGTGCATGGTCAGATCACTGGCCTGACCGATAGCGCAGTGACCCTGGAGGTCGCAGATGGGGTCCGGATTAAGGTCCATCGTGGCTATATCCTCGCTATTCCCCCGGTGGAAAGCAAGGATGCCCTGACCAAAAAGGGCTGAGGAATTGGCGGATGTTGATGAATCTTCATAGGCTATGAAGAAGATAAAGGCCGTAGCTCTGTGCAGATACAGGGCTGCGGCCTTTTTTGTCATCATGAGGAGGCGGAGATGCGAAAACAGTACCCAGCAACCCTGTCACTTGCCGCTCTGCTGGTCGCAGGCAGTGGTTTTTTTCAGTTGGTTTCTTCCTACGAACTCGTTCTCATGATGCCGCCGATCCTGGCCGGAGCAGAGCAGGGTACCGTGATCGGCTGGCAGCCCTTAAACGATACCGGCATTACCTGGAGTGGTAACTATGCTTCCGGTAATAATACCACTTGTATCTCTTCCAGCACGCCGGACGGCGATAACGTGGTTACGGCCCAGGACTGCTCCCATGGCCGGGATACAAACTTTAACGACGATTCCGACGGTGATGCCGGATTCAGCTATACTAAGCTGGACAGCAACGGGGTGCCACTGACTGATCAGGATGCAGTTTACGCAGACACCCCGTGGGAATGTGTGCAGGATAATGTCACCGGCCTGATCTGGGAGGTGAAGACCGATGACGGGTGGCTGCATGATAAGGACGATACCTATACCTGGTACAACACCGATCCGAGCAGCAACGGTGGGGCAGATGGTGATGATGGTGCAGCGAACAACACCTGCTACGGGTATAACAGCTCTATTTCTCTAGCCTACTGCAATACTGAGGCCTATGTGCAAAGGGTTAACTTTTATGGCTGGTGCGGGGGCTCGGATTGGCGTATGCCCACGCTTAAGGAGCTGGAAAGCCTTGTCCATTATGGCCGCAGCAATCCGGCGATAGACACCAGCTATTTTCCTAACGCAATCAGTTCCTCTGTCTGGTCCTGGTCGCCTTTTGCTGATGCTCCGGCCTTTGCGTGGTTCATCTATTTTGACTCTGGTAATTCCCATTTCTACTTTCGCAACGGAAGCTTTGCGGTCCGTCTGGTGCGCAGCGAGACAAGCTATTAGCCAGGATATTTTAGAAAAAATACACTTCTCCATTTCATCATGCGAATACTCGTCCTGATGCTCTGCTGTATATTCTCTGCCGTCACTGCTCATGCTGCCCTGCAGCAGATATGCAGAACGGATACCATCCCGGCTTCCACACCGGATAGCTCCCTGATTGACCACGGAAATGGCACAGTAACGGACAGCAAAACCGGCCTGATGTGGAAAAAATGTCTTGAAGGTGCTGAGGGGACAGACTGCGAAATCGGCTCGCCAAGCAACTTCACGTGGCAGGGGGCTTTGCAGCAGCCCGGAACAGTCAATGCCAGCGGCGGTTTTGCAGGCTACCAAGATTGGCGGCTGCCAAATATCAGAGAGCTGTACTCACTTGTTGAGGAACAATGCTATAGCCCTGCAATCAACCTGAACCGCTTTCCCAATACTCCTCAAGAGTTGACTGTTTGGTCTGGATCACCTTGCGTGACCGATCTGGATTCTGCGTGGAGTGTTTTTTTGGGTTACGGCTATTCCAAGGCTAATAATCGGAACCTGAGCAGTGCGGTTCGGTTGGTGCGCGGCGGACAGTGATTTCGTCTCTTGTTTTGGTGATGCGGGCGCGCAGAAAATAAACGCTGTGCCGAATCCTTGTCCCCCTGGGGATGGTGTTTCGTCATAAGGGGCCCCTTTTTCCTTTTTTCCTTACTTTTATTTTTCAGGAGTCTTGATGATGAAAAAAATCGTGTTGTTCACCTTGTCGTTTTGTATTCTCAGCGTGTTTTCTGCCCAGGCCAATCAATTTCGTCCAGGTCCCAGATTCTCACCCAATACCGGCGACGTGGAGTTTGATCAGTTGCTGGTTCGCCTGAATACTGCTGCCGGAGAAAGGCTTAATCCGTTTATCGCAGACCTCAGCACAGCTTTTCACGTCCCTCCCCAAAGAATCAACCGGTTGATTCATAATCAGCAAATGTCTCCGGCTGATGTCGCTCTTGTCCTCCACTTGGCGAGAATGAACGGGGCTCCCCTGAAAAGAGTTCTTCAGCATTATAGACAGCATCGTCCGAAAGGGTGGCGAGCGGTTTTTCTCTCTTTTGAGATGCATCCTGGTTCCCGTTTCTTTATTATCCTGCGGCAGGAGATTCCCACCGTTATTATTCGCTATACTAAACCTTGGCCCAAGGGGTCAAAGAAGAAAAAGGGGTCGAAAAAGAAGAAAGGATCCAAAAAGAAAGGATCCAAAAAGAAAGGGTCAAAGGGGAAATGATTCATCTTTCTGGAAAAAGGAGGTATTATCTCTGGGGCCCAAAGGGGATTTTGGTCGTAACAGCAAGAATGCGTCGTTCTGTCTATTTCCCTCGGCCTAAAGACCAAAAAAGGGGTTGAGATGCCGTATTGTTGATCATTGTTGATCTGAAGGGGAAAAAATACCGTTGTTCGTAAAACGACGACTTGCATCTTGCATATTGTTTTGTTTATAATATGTTTATATTATACATGAATAGTGTAAGCCTGAGTTTTACCGGAGGTCAGTTGTACCGCTCTGATGGATTTCAGGATGTTCAATTTTTCTGAAGCATGAGAGGAGGCAGAAGATGAAAAAACAGTACCTCGTAATTTTGACACTTGCTGGCCTGTTTATTGCGGGCAGCGGTTTTTTTCGTTCGGTCTATTCCTACAAGCTTTTGCTGATGATGCCGCCGATCTTGGCCGGGGCAATGAGGGGCTGGCAGCCCTTAAACGATACCGGCATTACCTGGGGTGGCAATTACCCCTCAGGCAATAATGCAGACTGCACGGGTGAAGAAATTGATGCCCAGGATTGCTCCCATGGGCGGGATACAACAAGGAATGACGATACGGACGGTCATGCCGGATTCAGTTTTACCAAGTTAGACAGCAATGGCGATCCCTTGGTAGATCAGGGTGCCACCTCCTGGTCCTGTGTGCAGGATAAGGTGACCGGCCTGATCTGGGAGATCAAGACGGATGACGGCGGCCTGCATGACAAGGATGACACCTATACCTGGTATTCCAGCGCAAGTTCGCTTGGTTCTGCTGATGGCGGCGGTGCGACCTGTTTTGGTTACGATAGTAATGATTCAGGAACATTTTGTAATACAGAGACATACGTAGAGCGGGTGAACGCGACAAACCTCTGTGGGGCATCGGATTGGCGTATGCCGACGATTAAGGAACTCAAGAGCCTTGTTCATTATGGTCGTGTTAATCCGGCAATAGATGTCGCTTACTTTCCCAATCTCGTAGCTGTTTCCTTTCTCTTTTGGTCTGATTCGCTCAATGCCAGCAATCTCAACCAGGCATGGCTCCTCCATTTCTATTATGGCCTTTCTGACGTTGATTCCACCAGTTACAGTTATGAGGTGCGCTTGGTCCGCAGGGCAAACTAAGTGGCCTGTGGTGTTTTCTTGTGCTGATAGATGGGAACGAACAGCCGTTATCTA is from Candidatus Electrothrix sp. GW3-4 and encodes:
- the yajC gene encoding preprotein translocase subunit YajC, encoding MFGVAYAQGAAAGPAGGGIAQFVPLILIFVVFYFLLIRPQQKKAKEQQDFLTNLKKGDKVMTGGGVHGQITGLTDSAVTLEVADGVRIKVHRGYILAIPPVESKDALTKKG
- a CDS encoding DUF1566 domain-containing protein, with protein sequence MRKQYPATLSLAALLVAGSGFFQLVSSYELVLMMPPILAGAEQGTVIGWQPLNDTGITWSGNYASGNNTTCISSSTPDGDNVVTAQDCSHGRDTNFNDDSDGDAGFSYTKLDSNGVPLTDQDAVYADTPWECVQDNVTGLIWEVKTDDGWLHDKDDTYTWYNTDPSSNGGADGDDGAANNTCYGYNSSISLAYCNTEAYVQRVNFYGWCGGSDWRMPTLKELESLVHYGRSNPAIDTSYFPNAISSSVWSWSPFADAPAFAWFIYFDSGNSHFYFRNGSFAVRLVRSETSY
- a CDS encoding DUF1566 domain-containing protein; this encodes MRILVLMLCCIFSAVTAHAALQQICRTDTIPASTPDSSLIDHGNGTVTDSKTGLMWKKCLEGAEGTDCEIGSPSNFTWQGALQQPGTVNASGGFAGYQDWRLPNIRELYSLVEEQCYSPAINLNRFPNTPQELTVWSGSPCVTDLDSAWSVFLGYGYSKANNRNLSSAVRLVRGGQ
- a CDS encoding DUF1566 domain-containing protein gives rise to the protein MKKQYLVILTLAGLFIAGSGFFRSVYSYKLLLMMPPILAGAMRGWQPLNDTGITWGGNYPSGNNADCTGEEIDAQDCSHGRDTTRNDDTDGHAGFSFTKLDSNGDPLVDQGATSWSCVQDKVTGLIWEIKTDDGGLHDKDDTYTWYSSASSLGSADGGGATCFGYDSNDSGTFCNTETYVERVNATNLCGASDWRMPTIKELKSLVHYGRVNPAIDVAYFPNLVAVSFLFWSDSLNASNLNQAWLLHFYYGLSDVDSTSYSYEVRLVRRAN